The nucleotide sequence TTTTCAGTTTGATTATTAATTTTTACAATTTTGAAATCCATAGTTTGACCGACAAAAGCATCAAAATCTCTTACTGGTCTTATATCAATTTGAGAACCCGGTAAGAAAGATTCAATTCCCATAATGTCCACAACCATTCCGCCTTTAATTCTTTTAAGAATTTTTCCGGAAAGAATTGTTTCTTTTTCATGAGCGTCAATAATCTTTGCCCATACTTTAAGGAAGTCAGCTCGTTTTTTACTTAATTGTAAATTTCCGTCTTCGTCTTCAACACTTTCAATAACAACGTCAACATCATTGCCGATTTTAATTTCTTCGGTTGCTGTAAAATCACTTCTTGGAATTGTTCCGTCCGATTTAAAACCGACATCCAAAACAACATTATCTTCGGTTATTCCAACAATTTTACCTTTAATTATTTCGCCTTCTTTTAAATCATGAAATGACTGATCATAAAGTCTGGCAAGTGTCTGAAGTTCTTCATTAGAGTATTCGTCTGAATTCATGAATTTTATTGACTGTACAGACTTTTTGCTCTTTTTAACTTCTTCTTTTTGTTCTAACATTTAATCTCCAACTGCTTTTACTTATATTTCGTTTCATTACCATCAGAAGAATTGAAATATAATTTTGTTTAGTTTAACATTTGTTTTTTTTGATGGTGTTAAATTTTGCTTTTTATATTTTTAATTTTTTCAACAATTTTGTCAATTTCTTGATCGACAGTTAAATTTGTTGTGTCAATTTCAAAAGCATCTTCTGCTTTGGTCAATGGACTAACCTCTCGAGTACTGTCGATTGCGTCTCTGTTCAGTAAACTTTTTTCAACTTCATCCTGCGAAACGTCAATTCCCTTATCTTTATATTCAATAAATCTGCGTTTTGCTCTTTCTTTCGCGTCGGCAGTTAAATAAATTTTTACATCGGCGTTGGGAAAAACAACCGTTGTTGTATCTCTGCCTTCAACAATAAGATTATTATTTTCGCCGAATTTTCTCTGCAATTTCACTAATTCTGTTCTAACTTCTTTTATTCTACTAATGTCGCTGACTTTAGAATTAACCTTCGGTGTTCTGATTTTTTCAGTAATATCCAAACCGTCAATAAAGACACTTGTTATGCCGTTATTGTATTTTAATTCTAAATTTAATTTTTTTACTGCATCAATTACTGCTTGTTCATTATTTTCAATATTCTCTTCTTGGGCAAAATACGTAATTGCACGATACATTGCGCCGGTATCGACGTATAAAAATTTGAGTTTGTCCGCAAGCTTTTTGGCAACGGTACTTTTACCACTTGCGGCAGGACCATCAATTGCGACAATTATATATTTTTGCATAGTTAGTAAAAGTAAACAAATTATTTATATTAATCAAAATATTTTTACTGCTAATTTATTATATTACAATACTTTAGAAAATTTCGAAGGATTACAATGGGTATATTAAGCTGGATTATAGTAGGCGGAATCGCCGGATGGCTTTCTACAAAAATTATTGCTCCAAAAAATAAAAAGGGTTGTTTTGGGAATATTATTTTAGGAATTGTAGGAGCGTTTGTAGGCGGTTTTGTAGTTTCAAAATTTGGCGGATACGGAGTTACGGATTTTAACATTCACGGTATTTTAGTTGCCACTTTAGGCGCTGTAATAATTTTATGGATCGCTAAATTAATTAACGATTAATATTATTTACTTTTTAGAACTTCTATCATTTGAGAATGAACCTTGCCGTTAGTTGCCAAAAAATTTGGTGAATTTACTGTTACAGGGTTTCCGCTGTAATTTGATATTTTACCACCGGCTTCTTCAACCAAAATTAAACCCGCGCAAACATCCCACGAATTTAATTTTGATTCCCAGAAACCGTCAAAAACACCATTTGCAACAAAGCAAAAGTCAATAGCCGCTGAACCCAATCTTCGTACAGCTCGCGATTTTTTTAAAAATGTAGTAAAATGAATTATGGCTTCTTCGTAATTATTTTTAACTTCATAAGGAAACCCGGTTACTAATAAACTTTCAGATAAATTTGAATTTTCACTAACTTTTATTTTAACGTTATTTTCAAAAGCTCCTGAACCTTTTTCAGCGGAAAATACTTTATCCTGCATCACATCGTATATAACACCATAAATAGTTTCTTCATTTTTCTGAACACCAATTGAAATAGAAAATATAGGCAATCCATGCGCAAAATTTGTGGTACCGTCAAGCGGATCTATAATCCATTTATATTCTGAATTTTTCTCGTTAAGCCCGGTTTCTTCAGCAATAATTGTATGATTTGGATATTCCTTTTTAATAAAATCTGTAATAACTTTTTCAGAAGCTTTATCTATATTTGTCACAATATTTGAAGCATCGGTTTTAAATTCAATTGAAATATTGCTTTTAAATCCGTTCTTTATTATTTCGCCGGCTTCTTTAGAAACGGAGATGATCTTATCTAGCATAAATTTTTCCTAATTCATTTATTTGAATGCACTTTATTATTTTGGTATTTTGTGCAATTACATTTTTAAAATTATTTATTTAATATATCAATGACAAAAAAAATTACAACTGAAGATCAATCTGTTTTTAATGAAATTCCAAAACTTTTACCGGTATTGCCATTACGGGACAATATA is from Ignavibacteriota bacterium and encodes:
- a CDS encoding GlsB/YeaQ/YmgE family stress response membrane protein, which codes for MGILSWIIVGGIAGWLSTKIIAPKNKKGCFGNIILGIVGAFVGGFVVSKFGGYGVTDFNIHGILVATLGAVIILWIAKLIND
- a CDS encoding (d)CMP kinase, with the translated sequence MQKYIIVAIDGPAASGKSTVAKKLADKLKFLYVDTGAMYRAITYFAQEENIENNEQAVIDAVKKLNLELKYNNGITSVFIDGLDITEKIRTPKVNSKVSDISRIKEVRTELVKLQRKFGENNNLIVEGRDTTTVVFPNADVKIYLTADAKERAKRRFIEYKDKGIDVSQDEVEKSLLNRDAIDSTREVSPLTKAEDAFEIDTTNLTVDQEIDKIVEKIKNIKSKI
- a CDS encoding inositol monophosphatase, producing MLDKIISVSKEAGEIIKNGFKSNISIEFKTDASNIVTNIDKASEKVITDFIKKEYPNHTIIAEETGLNEKNSEYKWIIDPLDGTTNFAHGLPIFSISIGVQKNEETIYGVIYDVMQDKVFSAEKGSGAFENNVKIKVSENSNLSESLLVTGFPYEVKNNYEEAIIHFTTFLKKSRAVRRLGSAAIDFCFVANGVFDGFWESKLNSWDVCAGLILVEEAGGKISNYSGNPVTVNSPNFLATNGKVHSQMIEVLKSK